A genomic region of Roseateles amylovorans contains the following coding sequences:
- the mnmE gene encoding tRNA uridine-5-carboxymethylaminomethyl(34) synthesis GTPase MnmE, with amino-acid sequence MLSRHQDPIAAIATAPGRGAVGIVRVSSPQDLTPLVDALCGRTLKPREATYLPFRSATGEAIDHGLALLFPAPHSYTGEHVLELQAHGGPVVLQLLLARCLEADPALRLRLAEPGEFTRRAFLNGKLDLAQAEAVADLIDASTEAAARSAGRALAGALSGEVGQLRDALIQLRMLVEATLDFPEEEIDFLQAADALGKLRRLMARLDGLLERSRQGAILREGIKVVLAGQPNVGKSSLLNALAGAELAIVTAIPGTTRDKLSQTIQIEGVPLHISDTAGLRETQDEVERIGVARSWDAIAEADVVLFLHDLTRVGHADYEAEDAEIRARLVGVDPARLLQIYNKADAPATLPVLPDGALTLSAKTGAGLDALRQRLLQQVGWHAVPEGLFIARERHVQALRRTREHVDLALQQAAAAPPALDLMAEELRMAHEALGEITGAFTADDLLGEIFSRFCIGK; translated from the coding sequence ATGCTGTCTCGTCACCAGGATCCCATCGCCGCCATTGCCACCGCACCCGGGCGCGGTGCCGTGGGCATCGTGCGTGTCTCTTCACCGCAAGACCTGACACCGTTGGTGGACGCCCTGTGTGGCCGCACGCTGAAGCCGCGCGAGGCCACCTACCTGCCCTTCCGAAGCGCGACCGGCGAGGCCATCGACCACGGCCTGGCGCTGCTCTTTCCGGCGCCGCATTCCTACACCGGCGAGCATGTGCTGGAGCTTCAGGCGCACGGCGGGCCGGTCGTCCTGCAATTGCTGCTGGCGCGATGTCTGGAGGCCGATCCCGCCCTTCGCCTGCGGCTGGCCGAGCCGGGTGAGTTCACGCGACGGGCCTTTCTCAACGGCAAGCTCGACCTCGCCCAGGCCGAGGCGGTGGCGGACCTGATCGATGCCAGCACCGAGGCCGCCGCACGCAGCGCCGGGCGTGCCCTGGCCGGTGCGCTCAGCGGCGAGGTGGGCCAATTGCGCGATGCGCTCATCCAGCTGCGCATGCTGGTGGAAGCGACGCTGGACTTCCCGGAAGAGGAGATCGATTTCCTGCAGGCCGCCGATGCCCTGGGCAAGCTGCGTCGCCTGATGGCGCGGTTGGACGGCCTGCTTGAGCGCAGTCGACAAGGCGCCATCCTGCGCGAGGGCATCAAGGTGGTGTTGGCCGGCCAACCGAACGTAGGTAAGAGCTCCCTGCTCAATGCCCTCGCGGGAGCGGAGCTGGCGATCGTCACGGCGATTCCCGGGACGACGCGCGACAAGCTCAGCCAGACCATCCAGATCGAAGGCGTGCCGCTGCACATCAGCGACACGGCTGGGCTGCGCGAGACCCAGGACGAGGTCGAGCGCATCGGCGTGGCCCGCAGCTGGGACGCGATTGCGGAGGCGGACGTGGTGCTTTTCTTGCATGACCTCACCCGCGTGGGTCATGCCGATTACGAGGCCGAAGATGCCGAGATCCGCGCCCGTCTGGTGGGCGTGGATCCTGCGCGCCTGCTGCAGATCTACAACAAGGCCGATGCACCGGCGACTTTGCCGGTCCTGCCGGACGGCGCGTTGACGCTCTCAGCCAAGACGGGCGCGGGCCTGGATGCGTTGCGCCAGCGCCTGCTGCAGCAGGTTGGCTGGCATGCGGTGCCGGAAGGTTTGTTCATTGCTCGCGAGCGCCATGTGCAGGCACTGCGCCGCACCCGTGAGCATGTCGATCTGGCGCTTCAGCAAGCGGCCGCGGCGCCGCCGGCGCTGGACCTCATGGCCGAGGAATTGCGGATGGCGCATGAGGCGCTGGGGGAGATCACCGGCGCCTTTACCGCCGACGATCTGCTGGGTGAGATCTTCAGCCGGTTCTGCATCGGAAAATGA
- the yidC gene encoding membrane protein insertase YidC has product MTDIRRTILWVVFTMSLVLLWDGWQRHNGQASMFHPAPAQTAASAASAASGPSSALPVAGSASAAGAASTAASAPAPVQSQLVDITTDVVKATIDTRGGSLVRVELLKHADDTHPSGHVVVLDPIRQYSARSGLLNVAGAPNDQTVLTLVDGPRELKDGADTLTFRLEGEQGGVKLAKTYTFKRGDYAIGVQHEVTNTGSAAVTPQLYLQLVRDGHIDHTGPSFAPASFSGPALYTDKAKYHKLAFDDLKKGKAEYEKLADDGWVAMVQHYFVSAWLRTEAGPREFNVKPLNENLYSAGMVMNFATVAPGASAKLDNQLYVGPQEEKKLEVLAPGLELVKDYGIFKVLSKPLFWLLDMLHSLLGNWGWAIIMLVVLLKVAFYGLNASAYRSMAKMKAVNPRIQQMRERFKDKPQQMQQEMMRIYKEEKINPLGSCLPIFLQMPFFIALYWVLLSSVEMRGAPWVLWIHDLSKPDSLFGHILSAPIGPLPLLMTASSLLQVWLNPQPADPVQAKMMWFMPLAFSVMFFFFPSGLVLYWLVNNILSIAQQWMINRQVGVMK; this is encoded by the coding sequence ATGACTGATATACGCCGCACCATCTTGTGGGTGGTGTTCACCATGTCGCTGGTCCTTCTGTGGGACGGCTGGCAGCGGCACAACGGCCAAGCGTCGATGTTCCATCCCGCGCCTGCCCAGACCGCCGCCAGCGCCGCGTCTGCAGCGTCGGGCCCGTCCTCGGCCTTGCCCGTGGCCGGTTCCGCGTCTGCAGCGGGGGCCGCCTCGACGGCCGCTTCGGCGCCCGCCCCAGTGCAGAGCCAATTGGTGGACATCACGACCGACGTCGTCAAGGCCACCATCGACACCCGCGGCGGCAGCCTGGTGCGCGTCGAGCTGCTCAAGCATGCCGATGACACCCATCCCAGCGGCCATGTGGTGGTGCTCGATCCGATCCGCCAATACAGCGCCCGCTCGGGTCTGCTGAATGTCGCCGGCGCGCCGAACGACCAGACCGTGCTGACCCTGGTCGACGGTCCTCGTGAGCTCAAGGACGGCGCCGACACGCTGACCTTCCGTCTCGAAGGTGAACAAGGCGGCGTCAAGCTGGCCAAGACCTACACCTTCAAGCGCGGTGACTACGCCATCGGTGTGCAGCACGAGGTGACCAACACCGGCAGCGCCGCGGTCACGCCGCAGCTCTACCTGCAGCTGGTGCGCGACGGTCACATCGACCACACCGGTCCGTCCTTCGCCCCGGCCTCGTTCTCCGGTCCGGCGCTCTACACGGACAAGGCCAAGTACCACAAGCTGGCGTTCGACGACCTCAAGAAGGGCAAGGCCGAATACGAGAAGCTGGCCGACGACGGCTGGGTGGCGATGGTCCAGCATTACTTCGTCAGCGCCTGGCTGCGCACCGAAGCGGGTCCGCGCGAGTTCAACGTCAAGCCGCTCAACGAGAACCTTTACTCGGCCGGCATGGTGATGAACTTCGCCACGGTGGCACCGGGTGCCTCGGCGAAGCTGGACAACCAGCTGTACGTCGGGCCGCAGGAAGAGAAGAAGCTCGAAGTGCTGGCCCCGGGCCTGGAACTGGTGAAGGACTACGGCATCTTCAAGGTGCTGTCCAAGCCGCTGTTCTGGCTGCTGGACATGCTGCACTCGCTGCTGGGCAACTGGGGCTGGGCGATCATCATGCTGGTGGTCCTGCTGAAGGTCGCGTTCTACGGCCTCAATGCCAGCGCCTATCGCAGCATGGCGAAGATGAAGGCGGTGAACCCGCGCATCCAGCAGATGCGCGAGCGCTTCAAGGACAAGCCGCAGCAGATGCAGCAGGAGATGATGCGCATCTACAAGGAAGAGAAGATCAATCCGCTGGGCAGCTGCCTGCCGATCTTCCTGCAGATGCCGTTCTTCATCGCGCTGTACTGGGTGCTGCTGTCCAGCGTCGAGATGCGCGGCGCGCCGTGGGTGCTGTGGATCCATGACCTGTCCAAGCCCGACAGCCTGTTCGGCCACATCCTGAGCGCGCCGATCGGTCCGCTGCCGCTGCTGATGACCGCCTCCAGCCTGCTGCAGGTCTGGCTGAATCCGCAGCCCGCCGATCCGGTCCAGGCCAAGATGATGTGGTTCATGCCGCTGGCCTTCAGCGTGATGTTCTTCTTCTTCCCGTCCGGCCTGGTGCTGTACTGGCTGGTGAACAACATCCTGTCGATCGCCCAGCAGTGGATGATCAACCGCCAGGTTGGCGTGATGAAGTAA
- the yidD gene encoding membrane protein insertion efficiency factor YidD: MSSDRPRLATRLLMGMVRGYQLLFSAWLRADCRYSPSCSNYAMQALRQHGAAAGTYLAAARILRCNPFCLGGHDPVPDNPPRLFTRLTGCRPGRATSTAKSKASP; encoded by the coding sequence ATGAGCAGCGATCGTCCCCGTCTGGCCACGCGGCTGCTGATGGGAATGGTGCGCGGCTATCAGCTGCTGTTCAGCGCGTGGCTGCGGGCAGACTGCCGCTACAGCCCAAGCTGCTCGAATTACGCCATGCAGGCGCTGCGCCAACATGGCGCGGCCGCCGGCACCTATCTGGCAGCCGCACGCATCCTGCGTTGCAATCCGTTCTGCCTGGGCGGGCATGATCCCGTGCCCGACAATCCGCCCCGCTTGTTCACCCGCCTCACCGGATGCCGGCCGGGTCGGGCCACCTCAACCGCCAAATCAAAAGCTTCCCCATGA